In Oncorhynchus gorbuscha isolate QuinsamMale2020 ecotype Even-year linkage group LG26, OgorEven_v1.0, whole genome shotgun sequence, the DNA window TAGAAATGAATGTATGCTGTTCAACCTTATTAGTTGTCTGCATGTTGTCTATTGATCCAAACAGAGCTTTAATATGGCTCTCTGCTTGATTCTGTCCCCAGGATATCCAGGTCCCTGTGTGTCCTCTGTGCAACACCCCGATCCCCATCAAGAGAGGGGAAATGCCAGACATCAAGGTTGGGGAGCACATCGATCGCGATTGCCAGTCGGACCCTGCTCAGAACAAGAGAAAGGTACGGTTGATAGGCTTCTCCACAGGACCATTTACACAAACTGCCCATGGTTAAAGTGAAGTAGCTATGCCTAATCTAAGCTAACCAACCTTTTTTTACGGTAGATATTTACAAACAAATGCTCGAAAGGAGGCTGCAAGCAGAAAGAAATGATCCGAGTGACATGTGACCAGTGCCACATGAATTATTGTCTTAAACACCGACATCCACTAGACCATGACTGTAAGCCTGAAGACAAACCAGTCTCCAAATCTGGGTAAATATTTCCCTCCACCTTATGCCATTTATTGATTGTGGTGCACATTGTGAGCTTTTGCGGTATAATGATGATTACATTGGATTTCTTTCAGATTCGCTGCTTTCATGCGGTCCCAAGGAGCATCCTCTAGCAGTGCCTCCACTTCAGGCAGTAGAGGAAGTTCTAGGCCCGTTTCTAATGGGAATGCTAGGACCCAAAGTAGTCGGTGAGGATCCTCATGTATTGATTTTCGAAACACCACACTGAAGAACCACATGaagcttaaataaataaacaagtgaTATTGGCAAGCACAGTTTGTCCTCTAAATTCATGAGAGGCATATTGTCACTAAAGCACATGGGATGGACGAATTGACAGGTTGATTTTATTGTCAGCGAAATATACTACACGTGGAAAGGATGTGACATTTTTGTCCTTCACAGAACTGCTCTTACCTGTTACCGCTGTGCTTTCTAGAAAGTGTTGACTTGTAGACTCTATAACCCCACTGAGCATTATTGGTTTTGATTCTATCACAGCAGTGCTCAGGCCATTTATAATCCAGCTCCGGCCGTGCGGCCCCCTCCAGCACAGAATGTAGTACCTGTTTCGACATCCTTTCAGGTTGGCCTGGTATGCATAACACTCTTACACCGCTTGATTGAAACTACTGTAAACTCTCTTCTCTGAATAATTCCAGTCCATTCATTGAGATTCTGTAGTCTGCTCCTGTTTATTCATTGAGATTCTGTAGTCTGCTCCTGTTTATTCATTGAGATTCTAAAGTCTGCTCCTGTTTATTCATTGAGATTCTAAAGTCTGCTCCTGTTTATTCATTGAGATTCTAAAGTCTGCTCCTGTTTATTCATTGAGATTCTAAAGTCTGCTCCTGTTTACTCATTGAGATTCTAAAGTCTGCTCCTGTTTATTCATTGAGATTCTAAAGTCTGCTCCTGTTTATTCATTGAGATTCTAAAGTCTGCTCCTGTTTACTCATTGAGATTCTGTAGTCTGCTCCTGTTTATTCATTGAGATTCCAAGAAGAAAATAAAGAACATCCTGCGTTTATCTGCATATTGTGATTgcagactgaggagcaggccttACAAAGAGCGCTGGAGATGTCCTTGGCTGAGTCGGCTCGCAGCACAGTCCAACAGCCAACACTCAGGTAATAAACAATCCCCAATAAATCCCATAATCCAGCATCACCCACACATAATATAGGCTGTCATCATGTCCAGATGCCATCAACACAACCCTCTTACCTATTGTTTCTCATCACTAGCTCTTATTGCTACGTGTTTGCTCTAGTTGAAACGCAGGCTATTTGGTTACTATAGGAGAACACAATATTAATAGGTTTGACATTCCACTATGTAGCCCATGGTGGGATGTCCATGATGGCTTCAtaaatgaaggacagtggtgcCCACAATT includes these proteins:
- the LOC124015737 gene encoding AN1-type zinc finger protein 2A-like isoform X3 is translated as MELPNLGEHCSENSCKQLDFLPMRCDACEEIFCKDHITYANHKCMSSYKKDIQVPVCPLCNTPIPIKRGEMPDIKVGEHIDRDCQSDPAQNKRKIFTNKCSKGGCKQKEMIRVTCDQCHMNYCLKHRHPLDHDCKPEDKPVSKSGFAAFMRSQGASSSSASTSGSRGSSRPVSNGNARTQSSRSAQAIYNPAPAVRPPPAQNVVPVSTSFQTEEQALQRALEMSLAESARSTVQQPTLSPQEQEDLALAQALAASEEEYRRQQRRQQERESAKQSSCSLS
- the LOC124015737 gene encoding AN1-type zinc finger protein 2A-like isoform X5, encoding MELPNLGEHCSENSCKQLDFLPMRCDACEEIFCKDHITYANHKCMSSYKKDIQVPVCPLCNTPIPIKRGEMPDIKVGEHIDRDCQSDPAQNKRKIFTNKCSKGGCKQKEMIRVTCDQCHMNYCLKHRHPLDHDCKPEDKPVSKSGFAAFMRSQGASSSSASTSGSRGSSRPVSNGNARTQSSRSAQAIYNPAPAVRPPPAQNVVPVSTSFQVGLTEEQALQRALEMSLAESARSTVQQPTLSPQEQEDLALAQALAASEEEYRRQQRRQQVSRKLRRQ
- the LOC124015737 gene encoding AN1-type zinc finger protein 2A-like isoform X1; protein product: MELPNLGEHCSENSCKQLDFLPMRCDACEEIFCKDHITYANHKCMSSYKKDIQVPVCPLCNTPIPIKRGEMPDIKVGEHIDRDCQSDPAQNKRKIFTNKCSKGGCKQKEMIRVTCDQCHMNYCLKHRHPLDHDCKPEDKPVSKSGFAAFMRSQGASSSSASTSGSRGSSRPVSNGNARTQSSRSAQAIYNPAPAVRPPPAQNVVPVSTSFQVGLTEEQALQRALEMSLAESARSTVQQPTLSPQEQEDLALAQALAASEEEYRRQQRRQQERESAKQSSCSLS
- the LOC124015737 gene encoding AN1-type zinc finger protein 2A-like isoform X2 produces the protein MELPNLGEHCSENSCKQLDFLPMRCDACEEIFCKDHITYANHKCMSSYKKDIQVPVCPLCNTPIPIKRGEMPDIKVGEHIDRDCQSDPAQNKRKIFTNKCSKGGCKQKEMIRVTCDQCHMNYCLKHRHPLDHDCKPEDKPVSKSGFAAFMRSQGASSSSASTSGSRGSSRPVSNGNARTQSSRAQAIYNPAPAVRPPPAQNVVPVSTSFQVGLTEEQALQRALEMSLAESARSTVQQPTLSPQEQEDLALAQALAASEEEYRRQQRRQQERESAKQSSCSLS
- the LOC124015737 gene encoding AN1-type zinc finger protein 2A-like isoform X4, coding for MELPNLGEHCSENSCKQLDFLPMRCDACEEIFCKDHITYANHKCMSSYKKDIQVPVCPLCNTPIPIKRGEMPDIKVGEHIDRDCQSDPAQNKRKIFTNKCSKGGCKQKEMIRVTCDQCHMNYCLKHRHPLDHDCKPEDKPVSKSGFAAFMRSQGASSSSASTSGSRGSSRPVSNGNARTQSSRAQAIYNPAPAVRPPPAQNVVPVSTSFQTEEQALQRALEMSLAESARSTVQQPTLSPQEQEDLALAQALAASEEEYRRQQRRQQERESAKQSSCSLS
- the LOC124015737 gene encoding AN1-type zinc finger protein 2B-like isoform X6; its protein translation is MELPNLGEHCSENSCKQLDFLPMRCDACEEIFCKDHITYANHKCMSSYKKDIQVPVCPLCNTPIPIKRGEMPDIKVGEHIDRDCQSDPAQNKRKIFTNKCSKGGCKQKEMIRVTCDQCHMNYCLKHRHPLDHDCKPEDKPVSKSG